A stretch of the Mycobacterium sp. ITM-2016-00317 genome encodes the following:
- a CDS encoding TIGR03885 family FMN-dependent LLM class oxidoreductase, with product MTVIGFHCSHEQIPPGQLLQDVVHAEQAGFTAGMCSDHFSPWSERQNESGFAWSFLGAALASTGLPFGVVNAPGQRYHPAIVAQAIATLAEMFPGRFWAALGSGEASNERITGETWPRKEIRDRRLVECVEVIRRLLNGEEVSFDGLIQVNRARLWTLPERVPDLVGPAVTPATAARHAQWADALITVNQPPEKLQQVLAAYRDAGGRGPARLQIHLSWAPTDDEALAIAHDQWRNNVFAPPVCWDIETVEAFDVIGASVTADQVTESVRVSSDLGRHAAWLHEYLEQGWDELYLHFVGQHQRPFIDAFGEHVLPQLSPTAPAVPA from the coding sequence ATGACGGTCATCGGATTCCACTGCTCCCACGAACAGATCCCGCCCGGACAGCTGCTGCAAGACGTCGTGCACGCCGAGCAGGCCGGGTTCACCGCAGGCATGTGCTCGGATCACTTCAGCCCCTGGAGCGAACGCCAGAACGAGTCCGGGTTCGCCTGGTCCTTCCTGGGCGCTGCGCTGGCCAGCACCGGGCTGCCCTTCGGCGTCGTGAACGCGCCCGGCCAGCGCTACCACCCGGCGATCGTCGCCCAGGCGATCGCGACGCTGGCCGAGATGTTCCCCGGCCGGTTCTGGGCCGCACTGGGTTCCGGTGAGGCGTCCAACGAGCGCATCACCGGCGAGACCTGGCCACGCAAAGAAATCCGCGACCGCCGGCTGGTCGAGTGCGTGGAGGTGATCCGGCGGCTGCTGAACGGCGAGGAGGTGAGCTTCGACGGGTTGATCCAGGTCAACCGCGCCAGACTGTGGACCCTGCCCGAGCGGGTGCCCGACCTGGTCGGCCCCGCCGTGACACCTGCCACCGCGGCCCGCCACGCCCAGTGGGCCGACGCGCTCATCACCGTCAACCAGCCGCCAGAGAAGCTGCAGCAGGTGCTCGCGGCGTACCGCGACGCCGGTGGGCGCGGGCCCGCGCGCCTGCAGATCCATCTCAGCTGGGCCCCGACCGACGACGAGGCCCTGGCCATCGCGCACGACCAGTGGCGCAACAACGTCTTCGCCCCGCCGGTGTGCTGGGACATCGAGACCGTCGAGGCGTTCGACGTGATCGGCGCCTCCGTCACCGCGGACCAGGTCACCGAATCGGTGCGGGTCTCCAGTGACCTCGGCAGGCACGCGGCGTGGCTGCACGAATACCTCGAACAGGGCTGGGACGAGCTGTATCTGCACTTCGTCGGCCAGCACCAGCGGCCGTTCATCGACGCGTTCGGCGAGCACGTGCTGCCCCAGCTGTCCCCCACCGCGCCGGCGGTGCCGGCGTGA
- a CDS encoding riboflavin synthase: MFTGIVEELGEVVGKEDLGDSARLVIRGPVVTSDAGHGDSIAVNGVCLTVVDVLADGAFTADVMNETLNRSSLDGAAVGAKVNLERAAALSSRLGGHIVQGHVDGTGHIISRTPSEHWTVVRIALPAALSRYVVQKGSITVDGVSLTVSGLGHDWFEVSLIPTTLGLTTLGHAEVGAHVNLEVDVIAKYVERLLESRGVATDL; the protein is encoded by the coding sequence GTGTTCACCGGAATCGTCGAAGAGTTGGGTGAGGTCGTCGGCAAGGAGGATCTCGGGGACTCCGCCCGCCTGGTCATCCGTGGTCCCGTCGTGACGTCGGATGCCGGGCACGGCGACTCGATCGCGGTCAACGGGGTGTGCCTGACCGTCGTCGACGTGCTCGCCGACGGCGCGTTCACCGCGGATGTGATGAACGAGACACTGAACCGCTCCAGCCTGGACGGCGCCGCCGTCGGCGCGAAGGTGAACCTCGAACGCGCGGCGGCGTTGAGCAGCAGACTGGGCGGCCACATCGTCCAGGGCCACGTCGACGGCACCGGCCACATCATCTCCCGGACGCCGTCCGAGCACTGGACCGTGGTGCGCATCGCGCTGCCGGCGGCACTGTCGCGCTACGTGGTCCAGAAGGGCTCCATCACTGTTGACGGGGTGTCGCTGACGGTGTCGGGACTGGGACACGACTGGTTCGAGGTGTCGCTGATCCCGACCACCCTCGGGCTCACCACGCTGGGCCACGCCGAGGTCGGTGCGCACGTGAACCTCGAAGTCGACGTCATCGCCAAGTACGTCGAGCGGCTGCTGGAGTCCAGGGGCGTCGCCACCGATCTGTGA